Proteins from a genomic interval of Stenotrophomonas sp. WZN-1:
- the mdcC gene encoding malonate decarboxylase acyl carrier protein, with product METLDYRFEGRTPVQFPRDAVLVGVLASGNLEILLEPAALDGAMTVRIITAAQGFGRVWEAVIGDFARRHPLRDVRISINDAGATPAVVSLRLDQAVETLLAGGTP from the coding sequence ATGGAAACCCTCGACTATCGATTCGAAGGACGCACCCCGGTGCAATTCCCGCGCGATGCGGTACTGGTCGGCGTACTGGCCTCGGGCAACCTGGAAATCCTGCTGGAACCAGCCGCATTGGACGGCGCGATGACGGTGCGCATCATCACCGCCGCGCAGGGCTTTGGCCGCGTATGGGAGGCGGTGATCGGCGATTTCGCACGGCGCCATCCGCTGCGCGATGTACGCATCTCGATCAACGATGCCGGCGCCACGCCGGCGGTGGTCAGCCTGCGCCTGGACCAGGCGGTGGAAACGCTGCTCGCTGGAGGTACGCCATGA
- a CDS encoding LysE family transporter, whose translation MFSVISASTGLGAWFSGAATGIGLFAVVGAQSAFILRQGILRKHIVPVVATCAAIDAIFIFASVAGLRTLTSALPWLTTAVLWTGVAFLAWYAMKSARRAIAGGGGMGEADSDDGSRRAVLMAAVGFSLINPHFWLDMMVIGSIAENFGNARMAFAAGVVTASCLWLTAQGLGARLLAPLFTKPSTWRVLDGTIAVILSILALMLAVRGVH comes from the coding sequence ATGTTCTCGGTCATCTCCGCCAGCACCGGCCTCGGTGCCTGGTTCTCTGGTGCAGCCACCGGCATCGGCCTGTTCGCCGTGGTCGGGGCCCAGAGCGCCTTCATTCTGCGCCAGGGCATCCTGCGCAAGCACATCGTGCCGGTGGTCGCTACCTGCGCGGCCATCGATGCCATCTTCATCTTTGCCAGCGTGGCCGGCCTGCGCACGCTCACTTCGGCGCTGCCGTGGCTGACCACCGCCGTGCTGTGGACCGGTGTCGCGTTCCTGGCCTGGTATGCGATGAAGTCGGCACGCCGTGCGATCGCCGGCGGCGGTGGCATGGGCGAGGCTGACAGCGACGACGGCAGCCGCCGCGCGGTGCTGATGGCCGCAGTCGGCTTCTCGCTGATCAATCCGCACTTCTGGCTGGACATGATGGTGATCGGCTCCATTGCTGAGAACTTCGGCAACGCCCGCATGGCCTTCGCCGCCGGCGTGGTCACCGCCAGTTGCCTGTGGCTGACCGCGCAGGGCCTCGGTGCCCGCCTGCTGGCGCCGCTGTTCACCAAGCCCAGCACCTGGCGCGTGCTCGACGGCACCATCGCCGTGATCCTCAGCATCCTGGCCCTCATGTTGGCGGTGCGCGGGGTCCACTGA
- a CDS encoding biotin-independent malonate decarboxylase subunit beta has protein sequence MNRVQRHSYYEADARARIAGLVDAGSFRELLGPARRMMSPHLAQLDQPAAFDDGIVVGEATLRGKRVLLAAQQGEFMGGGVGEVHGAKLTGLLRRAAATRPDGVLLLLDTGGVRLHEANAGLIAISEIMRATLDARAAGVPVVALIGSGNGAFGGMGIVARCCSTVIMSEEGRLSLSGPEVIETVRGVEEFDSRDRALVWRVTGGKHRYLIDQAQTLVPDAIEAFAQAAFNALQPDTASTDADAALNALHERHAALKARVQAWGGCRDGFEIWSLQGIAAPERLPLLDTDDFLAATADRSLP, from the coding sequence ATGAACCGCGTACAGCGCCACAGCTACTACGAAGCCGACGCCCGCGCGCGTATCGCCGGGCTGGTCGATGCCGGATCGTTCCGGGAATTGCTGGGCCCTGCGCGACGGATGATGAGCCCGCACCTGGCGCAGCTGGACCAGCCGGCAGCGTTCGACGACGGCATCGTCGTCGGTGAAGCCACGCTGCGCGGCAAGCGAGTGCTGCTGGCCGCGCAGCAGGGTGAATTCATGGGCGGCGGCGTCGGCGAAGTGCACGGTGCCAAGCTGACCGGCCTGCTGCGCCGTGCAGCGGCGACCCGGCCCGACGGCGTGTTGCTGCTGCTCGATACCGGCGGCGTACGCCTGCACGAGGCCAATGCGGGGCTGATCGCCATTTCCGAGATCATGCGCGCCACGCTGGATGCGCGCGCTGCAGGCGTGCCGGTGGTGGCACTGATCGGCAGCGGCAACGGCGCGTTCGGTGGCATGGGCATCGTGGCCCGCTGCTGCAGCACGGTGATCATGTCCGAGGAAGGCCGGCTGTCACTGTCCGGACCGGAAGTGATCGAAACCGTTCGCGGCGTGGAGGAATTCGACTCCCGCGACCGCGCGCTGGTCTGGCGGGTGACCGGTGGCAAGCACCGCTACCTGATCGACCAGGCACAGACACTGGTACCCGATGCCATCGAGGCCTTTGCGCAAGCGGCATTCAATGCGCTGCAGCCGGATACCGCCAGCACCGATGCCGATGCGGCATTGAATGCGCTGCATGAACGCCATGCTGCACTGAAGGCACGCGTGCAGGCCTGGGGCGGGTGCCGCGATGGTTTTGAGATCTGGTCGCTGCAGGGCATCGCCGCGCCGGAGCGGCTGCCGCTGCTGGACACCGACGATTTCCTCGCCGCCACCGCCGATCGGAGCCTGCCATGA
- the mdcA gene encoding malonate decarboxylase subunit alpha, whose translation MNPSWDTLERSRQARLERASPWARGHEVGAADVGELLHALLEPGDKVCLEGNNQKQADFLAQALADLDPARVHDLHMVQSVLSLPSHLDVFERGIASKLDFSFSGPQSVRLANLVAEGRIQIGAIHTYLELFGRYFIDLTPRVALVAAQAADRHGNLYTGPNTEDTPVIVEATAFGGGIVIAQVNEIVDTLPRVDIPADWVNFVVQAPKPNHIEPLFTRDPAQISEIQVLMAMMAIKGIYAEYGVNRLNHGIGFDTAAIELLLPTYAESLGLKGRICQHWALNPHPALIPAIESGFVKSVHSFGSELGMEKYIAARSDVFFTGADGSMRSNRAFSQTAGLYACDMFIGSTLQIDLQGNSSTATRDRIAGFGGAPNMGSDARGRRHASDAWIKAGQQAARPGEMPRGRKLVVQMVETFREHMAPAFVERLDAWELAERAEMPLPPVMIYGDDVSHVLTEEGIANLLLCRSPEEREQAIRGVSGYTAVGLGRDRAMVENLRDRGVIRRPDDLGISVRDASRDLLAARSVKDLVRWSGGLYDPPKRFRNW comes from the coding sequence ATGAACCCGAGCTGGGATACGTTGGAACGCAGCCGTCAGGCGCGCTTGGAGCGTGCTTCGCCCTGGGCACGCGGCCATGAGGTCGGCGCCGCCGATGTCGGCGAGCTGCTGCATGCGCTGCTGGAGCCCGGCGACAAGGTCTGCCTGGAGGGCAACAACCAGAAGCAGGCCGATTTCCTCGCCCAGGCCCTGGCCGACCTGGATCCGGCGCGGGTGCATGACCTGCACATGGTGCAGTCGGTGCTGTCGCTGCCCTCGCACCTGGACGTGTTCGAGCGCGGCATCGCCTCGAAACTGGACTTCTCGTTTTCCGGCCCGCAGTCGGTGCGGCTGGCCAACCTGGTGGCCGAGGGCCGCATCCAGATCGGTGCCATCCACACCTACCTGGAGCTGTTCGGCCGCTACTTCATCGACCTGACCCCGCGCGTGGCCCTGGTCGCAGCACAGGCCGCGGATCGGCACGGCAACCTGTACACCGGGCCGAATACCGAAGACACCCCCGTGATCGTCGAGGCCACGGCGTTTGGCGGCGGCATCGTCATCGCTCAGGTCAACGAGATCGTCGACACCCTCCCCCGCGTCGATATCCCCGCCGACTGGGTCAACTTCGTGGTGCAGGCGCCGAAGCCGAACCATATCGAACCGCTGTTCACCCGCGACCCGGCGCAGATCTCCGAGATCCAGGTGCTGATGGCGATGATGGCGATCAAGGGCATCTACGCCGAGTACGGCGTGAACCGCCTCAACCATGGCATCGGCTTCGACACCGCCGCCATCGAACTGCTGCTGCCGACCTACGCCGAATCGCTCGGGCTGAAGGGAAGGATCTGCCAGCACTGGGCGCTCAATCCACACCCGGCACTGATTCCGGCGATCGAATCGGGCTTCGTCAAGTCGGTGCATTCGTTCGGTTCCGAACTGGGCATGGAGAAGTACATCGCCGCGCGCAGCGATGTGTTCTTCACCGGTGCCGATGGCTCGATGCGCTCCAACCGCGCGTTCTCGCAGACCGCCGGCCTGTATGCGTGTGACATGTTCATCGGCTCCACCCTGCAGATCGACCTGCAGGGCAACAGTTCCACTGCCACCCGCGACCGCATCGCCGGCTTCGGCGGCGCACCGAACATGGGCTCGGATGCACGCGGCCGCCGCCATGCCAGCGACGCCTGGATCAAGGCCGGCCAGCAGGCCGCGCGCCCCGGTGAGATGCCGCGTGGCCGCAAGCTGGTGGTGCAGATGGTGGAAACCTTCCGCGAGCACATGGCACCGGCCTTCGTCGAACGCCTGGATGCCTGGGAACTGGCCGAACGCGCGGAGATGCCGCTGCCACCGGTGATGATCTACGGCGATGACGTCAGCCATGTGCTGACCGAGGAAGGCATCGCCAACCTGCTGCTGTGCCGCAGCCCGGAAGAACGCGAACAGGCGATCCGCGGCGTGTCCGGCTATACCGCCGTGGGCCTGGGACGCGACCGCGCGATGGTGGAGAACCTGCGCGACCGCGGCGTCATCCGCCGCCCGGATGACCTGGGCATCTCCGTGCGCGATGCCAGCCGCGACCTGCTGGCGGCACGTTCGGTGAAGGATCTGGTGCGCTGGTCCGGCGGCCTGTACGACCCGCCCAAGCGCTTCCGCAACTGGTAA
- a CDS encoding LysR family transcriptional regulator ArgP, translated as MRIDHAQLRALAAVIREGSFDRAAQSLNVTPSAISQRVKALEDRVGRLLVKRGTPATATAEGQVLVQLAEQTALLEHDALHRMGLADEDLPQASIPVAVNHDSLETWFPQAAAQFAQSTGTTLDLRVEDQDHTVELLRQGTVLGAVTTLDEPVQGCQIHALGSIRYAATCTPEFRERHFAKGVTAQALAQAPVLVFNRKDEMQSRFARRMAGDDLASTAPTWWIPSTRAFVQANLGGMGWTMNPLPLVKRHLDAGRLVYVRQRAWEDVPLYWQHWKGDVQTMALLTRAVLDASSALIRRKR; from the coding sequence ATGCGTATCGACCATGCCCAGCTGCGCGCCCTGGCCGCGGTGATCCGCGAAGGCAGCTTCGACCGCGCCGCGCAGTCGCTGAATGTCACGCCCTCGGCCATCTCGCAGCGGGTCAAGGCGCTGGAGGACCGGGTCGGGCGCCTGCTGGTCAAGCGCGGCACCCCGGCCACCGCCACCGCCGAGGGCCAGGTGCTGGTGCAGCTGGCCGAACAGACCGCCCTGCTCGAACACGATGCGCTGCACCGGATGGGCCTGGCCGACGAAGACCTGCCCCAGGCCAGCATCCCGGTGGCGGTGAACCATGACAGCCTGGAAACCTGGTTCCCGCAGGCCGCCGCGCAGTTCGCACAGAGCACCGGCACCACCCTGGACCTGCGCGTGGAGGACCAGGACCACACCGTCGAACTGCTGCGCCAGGGCACGGTGCTGGGCGCGGTGACCACACTGGACGAGCCGGTGCAGGGCTGCCAGATCCACGCGCTGGGCAGCATCCGTTACGCGGCGACCTGTACCCCCGAATTCCGCGAGCGGCATTTCGCCAAGGGCGTGACCGCACAGGCGCTGGCGCAGGCACCGGTGCTGGTGTTCAACCGCAAGGACGAAATGCAGTCGCGCTTTGCCCGGCGCATGGCCGGCGACGACCTGGCCAGCACCGCACCGACCTGGTGGATTCCCTCCACCCGCGCGTTCGTGCAGGCCAACCTGGGCGGCATGGGCTGGACCATGAACCCATTGCCGCTGGTCAAACGGCACCTGGATGCCGGTCGCTTGGTGTACGTACGGCAGCGCGCGTGGGAAGACGTGCCGCTGTACTGGCAGCACTGGAAGGGCGACGTGCAGACCATGGCGCTGCTGACCCGCGCGGTACTGGACGCGTCCTCGGCGCTGATTCGGCGCAAGCGCTGA
- the mqo gene encoding malate dehydrogenase (quinone), whose amino-acid sequence MKKFGKALLALLVLLLLAAALFLYWPLTQRSVPAASNDKPVDVVLVGAGIMSITLATYLQELQPDWNIQVYERLDGVAGESSDGWNNAGTGHSAFAELNYTPELPDGSIETKRAVGIAESFEVSRQFWSHQVKEGRLSQPSDFINPTPHMSFVWGDDNIAYLHKRQQALVKNPLFYGMQYSEDPAQIKQWAPLLMEGRDPKQKVAATWMPLGTDVNFGVITRQLTTGLQRSPNFSLHLNHEVSALRQNADKSWNVTVKDLKAGTETTTHARFVFIGAGGAALKLLQMSGIPESKDYAGFPVGGQFLAFQGQDVTSRHGVKAYGMAETGSPPMSVPHLDARKLDGKPVVLFGPFALYSTKFLKHGSWWDLYSSVTHNNVGPMLEVGKDNLDLVQYLMGQARLNDADRQAELVKYFPNAKPGDWKLVTAGQRVQIIKRDPLKGPVLQFGTEIVTDKDHTLAALLGASPGASTSPPIMLDLMAKAFPEQMKAGWETRLREIVPSYGRKLNDSAALVNEIRTLTSQTLQLPYLEVPVDANAASPAPAAVPAPAKEKRNANEELQAL is encoded by the coding sequence ATGAAGAAATTTGGCAAGGCCCTGCTCGCCCTGCTCGTGCTGCTGTTGCTGGCCGCCGCGCTGTTCCTGTACTGGCCGCTGACCCAGCGCTCGGTGCCCGCTGCCAGCAACGACAAGCCCGTCGATGTTGTGCTGGTCGGCGCCGGCATCATGAGCATCACCCTGGCCACCTACCTGCAGGAACTGCAGCCGGACTGGAACATCCAGGTCTACGAACGCCTCGACGGCGTCGCCGGCGAAAGCTCCGACGGCTGGAACAACGCCGGCACCGGCCATTCGGCGTTCGCCGAACTGAACTACACCCCGGAACTGCCCGACGGCAGCATCGAGACCAAGCGCGCGGTCGGCATCGCCGAATCGTTCGAGGTCTCGCGCCAGTTCTGGTCGCACCAGGTGAAGGAAGGCCGGTTGAGCCAGCCCAGCGACTTCATCAACCCGACCCCGCACATGAGCTTCGTCTGGGGCGATGACAACATCGCCTACCTGCACAAGCGCCAGCAGGCCCTGGTGAAGAACCCGCTGTTCTACGGCATGCAGTACTCCGAGGATCCGGCACAGATCAAGCAGTGGGCCCCGCTGCTGATGGAAGGCCGTGACCCGAAGCAGAAGGTCGCCGCGACCTGGATGCCGCTCGGTACCGACGTCAACTTCGGTGTGATCACCCGCCAGCTGACCACCGGCCTGCAGCGCAGCCCGAACTTCAGCCTGCACCTGAACCACGAAGTGAGCGCGCTGCGGCAGAACGCCGACAAGAGCTGGAACGTGACGGTGAAGGACCTCAAGGCCGGCACCGAGACCACCACCCACGCCCGCTTCGTGTTCATCGGTGCCGGTGGTGCCGCGCTGAAGCTGCTGCAGATGTCGGGCATCCCGGAATCGAAGGACTACGCCGGCTTCCCGGTCGGCGGCCAGTTTCTTGCCTTCCAGGGCCAGGACGTGACCTCGCGCCATGGCGTGAAGGCTTACGGCATGGCCGAGACCGGTTCGCCGCCGATGTCGGTGCCGCACCTGGATGCGCGCAAGCTGGACGGCAAGCCGGTGGTCCTGTTCGGGCCGTTCGCGCTGTACAGCACCAAGTTCCTCAAGCACGGCTCGTGGTGGGACCTGTACTCGTCGGTCACCCACAACAACGTCGGCCCGATGCTGGAAGTGGGCAAGGACAACCTGGACCTGGTGCAGTACCTGATGGGCCAGGCACGCCTGAATGATGCCGATCGCCAGGCCGAACTGGTCAAGTACTTCCCCAATGCCAAGCCGGGCGACTGGAAGCTGGTCACCGCCGGCCAACGCGTGCAGATCATCAAGCGTGATCCGCTGAAGGGCCCGGTGCTGCAGTTCGGCACCGAGATCGTGACCGACAAGGACCACACCCTCGCCGCCCTGCTCGGCGCGTCGCCGGGTGCGTCGACCTCACCGCCGATCATGCTGGACCTGATGGCCAAGGCCTTCCCCGAGCAGATGAAGGCCGGTTGGGAAACCCGCCTGCGCGAGATCGTGCCGTCGTACGGGCGCAAGCTCAACGACAGCGCCGCGCTGGTCAATGAGATCCGTACGCTGACCAGCCAGACCCTGCAGCTGCCGTACCTGGAGGTGCCGGTGGACGCGAACGCGGCATCGCCCGCTCCGGCGGCGGTTCCGGCGCCGGCCAAGGAAAAGCGCAATGCCAACGAGGAACTGCAGGCGCTGTAA
- a CDS encoding prolyl oligopeptidase family serine peptidase — protein sequence MHKTILAAALAVIGGVAAGSVGAVDLTQYLRRETFTDIKISPGGEYVAATVPMEDATAIAVLRLKDKQMVGSFRPPSRNHAQEFDWVSNERLLIGLAQKWGSLDQPNPTGELYAIDANGNRGELLVGYRVESNGPGTRIQPKKVEAVAAFLADDLPGDERNVLVTVWPLAEDPFTRVDRMDVTSGRRSRVASSPVRRGEFTTDGAGEVRFVHGSGSDNINKLYFRERSGDSWKLINDEAVSKRIETALGFSADDSLAYLNVEQTQGPDAIVSWNPQTGERATLLRDEVVNPYRIIHRPGTHVPVGALYLGDTPRTRFFDEGSADARLYRSLEAAFGGAVYITSSTRDGRVVLVETWSGTNPGDFYVYDTVARKADHLISRSDWIDVNRSASVKPIALKARDGLPLHGFLTLPAGSDGRNLPMVVMPHGGPFDIFDSGQYDRETQMLAAAGYAVLQVNFRGSGNYGRAHTQAGAQQWGAAMQDDVTDATRWAISEGIADGRRICIYGASYGAYSAMMGAAREPGLYQCAAGYVGVYDLPMMYTRGDIQDRGSGVTYLREWLGDPAKLGAVSPVNLAERIKVPVFLAAGGEDKRAPIQHTERMEAALKRAGTPVESLYYKTEGHGFYTEAHRSEYYDKLLAFLARSLGGKTATIAPAAGKDKAP from the coding sequence ATGCACAAGACGATTCTGGCGGCCGCACTGGCCGTCATCGGGGGCGTTGCCGCAGGCAGCGTGGGGGCGGTGGACCTGACGCAGTACCTGCGTCGCGAGACCTTCACCGACATCAAGATTTCGCCGGGGGGCGAATACGTGGCGGCAACGGTGCCGATGGAGGACGCCACCGCGATCGCCGTGCTGCGGTTGAAGGACAAGCAGATGGTCGGCAGTTTCCGGCCACCCAGCCGCAACCACGCGCAGGAATTCGACTGGGTCAGCAACGAGCGCCTGCTGATCGGCCTGGCCCAGAAGTGGGGCTCGCTCGACCAGCCCAATCCCACCGGCGAACTCTATGCCATCGATGCCAACGGCAATCGCGGCGAACTGCTGGTGGGCTATCGCGTGGAGAGCAACGGCCCGGGAACCCGCATCCAGCCGAAGAAGGTCGAAGCAGTGGCCGCCTTCCTGGCCGACGACCTGCCGGGCGACGAGCGCAACGTGCTGGTCACTGTGTGGCCGCTGGCCGAGGATCCGTTCACCCGCGTCGATCGCATGGATGTGACCAGTGGTCGTCGCTCGCGCGTGGCGTCCTCGCCGGTACGGCGCGGCGAGTTCACCACCGACGGCGCGGGCGAGGTCCGCTTCGTACACGGCTCGGGCAGCGACAACATCAACAAGCTGTACTTCCGCGAACGCAGCGGCGACAGCTGGAAGCTGATCAACGATGAGGCAGTCAGCAAGCGCATCGAAACCGCCCTCGGCTTCTCGGCCGATGACAGCCTGGCCTATCTCAACGTCGAGCAGACCCAGGGCCCGGATGCGATCGTCAGCTGGAACCCGCAGACCGGCGAACGCGCCACGCTGCTGCGCGACGAGGTGGTCAACCCGTACCGCATCATCCACCGGCCTGGCACCCATGTGCCGGTTGGCGCGCTGTACCTGGGCGATACGCCACGCACCCGCTTCTTCGATGAAGGTTCGGCCGATGCGCGGCTATACCGCAGCCTGGAGGCGGCCTTCGGCGGCGCGGTCTACATCACCTCCAGCACCCGCGATGGCCGTGTCGTGCTGGTGGAAACCTGGTCGGGCACCAATCCCGGCGACTTCTACGTGTACGACACGGTGGCGCGCAAGGCTGACCACCTGATCAGCCGCAGCGACTGGATCGACGTGAACCGCAGCGCCAGCGTGAAGCCGATTGCACTGAAGGCGCGCGACGGGCTGCCGCTGCATGGCTTCCTGACCCTGCCGGCCGGCAGCGACGGGCGCAACCTGCCGATGGTGGTGATGCCGCATGGCGGCCCGTTCGACATCTTCGATTCGGGCCAGTACGACCGCGAAACACAGATGCTGGCCGCCGCCGGCTATGCCGTGCTGCAGGTCAACTTCCGCGGTTCGGGCAACTACGGCCGGGCCCACACCCAGGCCGGTGCGCAGCAGTGGGGCGCGGCGATGCAGGACGACGTCACCGATGCCACCCGTTGGGCGATCAGCGAAGGCATCGCCGACGGCCGTCGCATCTGCATCTATGGCGCCAGCTACGGGGCCTACTCGGCGATGATGGGGGCCGCCCGCGAACCTGGCTTGTACCAGTGCGCGGCCGGCTATGTCGGTGTCTACGACCTGCCGATGATGTACACCCGCGGCGATATCCAGGACCGCGGTTCAGGCGTGACCTACCTGCGCGAATGGCTGGGGGATCCGGCCAAGCTGGGCGCGGTGTCGCCGGTGAACCTGGCCGAGCGGATCAAGGTGCCGGTGTTCCTCGCGGCCGGTGGCGAAGACAAGCGCGCGCCGATCCAGCACACCGAGCGCATGGAAGCGGCGCTCAAGCGCGCCGGCACGCCGGTGGAGAGCCTGTACTACAAGACCGAAGGCCACGGCTTCTACACCGAGGCCCATCGCAGCGAGTACTACGACAAGCTGCTGGCGTTCCTGGCGCGCAGCCTGGGTGGCAAGACCGCCACGATTGCGCCCGCGGCCGGCAAGGACAAGGCGCCCTGA
- a CDS encoding TonB-dependent siderophore receptor yields MCLTFDNRLPRRALLPAALLSSLTLLATPSAFAATGGAADAKTLDRVSVRAEQSAPPASTTRLPITLQETPQSATAISLQRLQDESLFSINDVMRNVTGVSVSFYDTQRPLYYARGFAITDFQVDGIPTYSGSTNQEYDTAFYDRIEVIRGANGLLSGAGVPSATVNLLRKRPGKEFDASFAVSAGSWDYRRMEADVTAPLTDDGRFRSRVVAAYTDRGLYYDRYKENKMAGMAVLEGDVTDSTTVTVGYQTQDNNPTGSTWGTVAFFDNQGYFAHLARSTNLSPKWSYWKRESSTAFANLEQRFGDNWLLKINTAYTRGNVQNVRLYGTGNPDPVTGSGIYLRAAAGDSKDTRRNVDAYLTGSFPLFGRDHDLTVGAQWSDLEGTTNTLALNFPGDWATCGRERCYYIPNVFNWNGDISEVTYTRTGARRVAKTTQSGVYLATRLRLADPLSLIAGARLSRWETLSRSYNAAGVYTGTSGAYKVSDEITPYVGLVYEITPNVSAYASYTEIFNPQNYKDRNENLLAPVQGSNLEAGIKTQWFDGRLTANAAVFEAKQDNYAVRDMSVPEGTLSDGSSAYIGINGTKARGWEMDVNGEILPGWTVNAGYTHVKVTRAATDLLYANPPEDLLQLNTQLQLRGAFKRLSIGGGVQWQSKVQGYNIAYPLGGTVTVNQPAYSLVQFNANYRISDNWTATLSVRNALDKTYWANLDYNNFGEPRFVSASLRWKF; encoded by the coding sequence ATGTGCCTGACCTTCGATAACCGCCTGCCCCGCCGCGCGCTGCTGCCGGCCGCCCTGCTTTCGTCGTTGACCCTGCTGGCCACGCCCAGCGCGTTCGCCGCCACTGGTGGCGCAGCCGACGCCAAGACCCTGGACCGGGTCAGCGTGCGTGCCGAGCAGTCGGCGCCGCCGGCCAGTACCACGCGCCTGCCGATCACCCTGCAGGAAACGCCGCAGTCGGCCACCGCGATCAGCCTGCAACGCCTGCAGGACGAATCGCTGTTCAGCATCAACGATGTGATGCGCAACGTGACCGGCGTCAGCGTGTCCTTCTATGACACGCAGCGCCCGCTGTACTACGCGCGCGGATTCGCGATCACCGACTTCCAGGTCGACGGCATTCCCACCTACAGCGGCTCCACCAACCAGGAGTACGACACCGCCTTCTACGATCGCATCGAAGTGATCCGTGGTGCCAACGGCCTGCTCAGCGGCGCCGGTGTGCCGTCGGCCACGGTCAACCTGCTGCGCAAGCGCCCGGGCAAGGAATTCGATGCGTCGTTCGCGGTCAGCGCCGGCAGCTGGGACTACCGCCGCATGGAGGCTGATGTGACCGCGCCACTGACCGATGACGGCCGCTTCCGCAGCCGCGTGGTCGCCGCCTACACCGATCGTGGGCTGTACTACGACCGCTACAAGGAAAACAAGATGGCCGGCATGGCGGTGCTGGAGGGCGATGTCACCGACAGCACCACGGTCACCGTCGGTTACCAGACCCAGGACAACAACCCGACCGGTTCGACCTGGGGCACCGTGGCGTTCTTCGACAACCAGGGCTATTTCGCCCATCTGGCGCGCTCGACCAACCTGTCGCCGAAGTGGAGCTACTGGAAGCGCGAGAGCAGCACCGCGTTCGCCAACCTGGAACAGCGTTTCGGCGACAACTGGCTGCTGAAGATCAACACCGCCTACACCCGCGGCAACGTGCAGAACGTGCGCCTGTACGGCACCGGCAACCCGGACCCGGTGACCGGCTCGGGCATCTATCTGCGTGCCGCCGCCGGTGATTCGAAGGACACCCGCCGCAATGTCGATGCCTACCTGACCGGCAGCTTCCCGCTGTTCGGCCGCGACCACGACCTCACCGTCGGCGCGCAATGGTCGGACCTGGAAGGCACCACCAACACCCTGGCACTGAACTTCCCGGGCGACTGGGCAACCTGCGGGCGTGAGCGCTGCTACTACATCCCCAACGTGTTCAACTGGAACGGCGACATTTCCGAGGTGACCTACACCCGCACCGGTGCACGTCGCGTGGCCAAGACCACGCAGAGCGGCGTCTACCTGGCCACCCGCCTGCGCCTGGCCGATCCGCTTTCGCTGATTGCCGGTGCACGCCTGAGCCGCTGGGAAACCCTCAGCCGCTCGTACAACGCCGCCGGCGTCTACACCGGCACCAGCGGTGCCTACAAGGTGAGCGATGAGATCACCCCGTACGTGGGCCTCGTCTATGAGATCACGCCGAATGTGTCGGCCTACGCCAGCTACACCGAGATCTTCAATCCGCAGAACTACAAGGACCGCAACGAGAACCTGCTGGCACCGGTGCAGGGCTCGAATCTGGAAGCGGGCATCAAGACGCAGTGGTTCGATGGCCGCCTGACCGCGAACGCTGCAGTGTTCGAGGCCAAGCAGGACAACTATGCGGTGCGCGACATGAGTGTGCCGGAAGGCACGCTGAGCGACGGCAGCTCGGCCTACATCGGCATCAACGGCACCAAGGCGCGCGGCTGGGAGATGGATGTCAACGGCGAGATCCTGCCGGGCTGGACGGTCAATGCCGGCTACACCCACGTCAAAGTGACCCGCGCCGCCACCGACCTGCTGTACGCCAATCCGCCCGAGGACCTGCTGCAGCTCAACACCCAGCTGCAACTGCGCGGCGCATTCAAGCGCCTGAGCATCGGCGGTGGCGTGCAGTGGCAGAGCAAGGTGCAGGGCTACAACATTGCCTACCCGCTGGGAGGCACGGTGACGGTGAACCAGCCGGCCTACTCACTGGTGCAGTTCAACGCCAACTACCGCATCAGCGATAACTGGACCGCGACCCTGAGCGTGCGCAACGCGCTGGACAAGACCTACTGGGCCAACCTGGACTACAACAACTTCGGCGAACCGCGTTTCGTCTCGGCCAGCCTGCGCTGGAAGTTCTGA
- a CDS encoding GNAT family N-acetyltransferase, which yields MPVFVRDARPEDAAACIDLRGRTRENAFNATQLAELGITEDNWAAGIAHGDSIGRVAWEGERMAGYCFADRDSGEVLVLALLPEYEGRGIGRQLLQEVVSLTRDAGHTRLFLACSADPRSRSHGFYRRLGWRPTGEIDEAGDEILELV from the coding sequence ATGCCTGTATTCGTCCGCGATGCACGCCCCGAGGATGCCGCTGCCTGCATCGACCTGCGCGGGCGCACCCGCGAGAATGCCTTCAATGCCACCCAGCTGGCGGAACTGGGCATCACCGAGGACAACTGGGCGGCCGGCATTGCCCACGGCGATTCGATCGGCCGCGTTGCCTGGGAAGGCGAGCGCATGGCCGGCTACTGCTTCGCCGACCGCGACAGCGGCGAGGTGCTGGTGCTGGCGCTGCTGCCGGAGTACGAGGGCCGCGGCATCGGCCGCCAGCTGCTGCAGGAGGTGGTGAGCCTGACCCGCGATGCTGGCCACACCCGGCTGTTCCTGGCCTGCTCGGCCGACCCGCGTTCGCGCTCGCATGGCTTCTACCGCCGCCTGGGCTGGCGCCCGACCGGCGAGATCGATGAGGCCGGTGACGAGATCCTCGAGCTGGTCTGA